One window of Deltaproteobacteria bacterium genomic DNA carries:
- a CDS encoding sigma-54-dependent Fis family transcriptional regulator: MINSSENGAGRLGGSILVVGGATEELLPAVQALESLAETTLAPPAEALGALARTDPDVIVMDESHRELLAEVAALRPAIVRILLRSADGAADGLDAETVVLPRPLDVQALRALCAVALRCVIARRQARDLESENQRLRGVGLESASFTPDELGELECYEGILTQSAPMRRVLALLRKIEGSDTTVLIQGETGTGKELVAQAIHARSRSHRGRFVAVNLGAISDHLRESELFGHVRGAFTGATENRAGLFVEANGGCIFLDEVGDASPGLQVALLRLLEEGTITPVGSDRPRRVDVQVISGTNRNLEELVSQGLFRRDLYYRLNVFPIELPPLRHRPEDIFPLAKHFLVQASLAMGKKPADLSREARAALDAYHWEGNVRELRNVMERAAILCKGGLVVAADLPLALDHDLAPAPSGDAASTIVIPPGGAKLEQLEREIFQKTLTLAGYNQSRAARILGLRESTFRFRLQKLGIASRRNLPFRLGRVAMFLLTALAELIIAS; encoded by the coding sequence ATGATCAATTCGTCAGAGAACGGCGCCGGCCGATTGGGTGGTTCCATCCTCGTCGTCGGCGGCGCCACCGAGGAACTTCTCCCCGCCGTCCAGGCGCTCGAATCGTTGGCCGAGACGACGCTCGCGCCTCCCGCCGAGGCGCTCGGCGCCCTGGCGCGGACGGACCCCGACGTCATCGTCATGGATGAATCTCACCGCGAGCTGCTCGCGGAGGTCGCCGCGCTCAGGCCCGCGATCGTACGCATCCTGCTGCGATCGGCCGACGGCGCCGCCGACGGTCTCGACGCGGAGACCGTGGTGCTCCCCCGGCCGCTGGACGTGCAGGCGCTGCGGGCCCTCTGCGCCGTCGCGCTTCGCTGCGTCATCGCGCGCCGGCAGGCGCGCGATCTGGAGAGCGAGAACCAGCGGCTGCGCGGCGTCGGCCTGGAATCCGCGTCGTTCACGCCCGACGAGCTCGGGGAGCTCGAGTGCTACGAGGGCATCCTCACGCAGAGCGCCCCGATGCGGCGCGTGCTGGCCCTGCTGCGGAAGATCGAGGGCAGCGACACCACGGTGCTGATCCAGGGCGAGACCGGCACCGGCAAGGAGCTCGTGGCGCAGGCCATCCACGCCCGCAGCCGGTCGCACCGCGGCCGCTTCGTGGCGGTGAACCTGGGCGCGATCTCCGACCACCTGCGCGAGAGCGAGCTGTTCGGGCACGTGCGCGGCGCGTTCACCGGCGCCACCGAGAACCGGGCCGGCCTCTTCGTCGAGGCCAACGGGGGCTGCATCTTCCTCGACGAGGTGGGCGACGCGAGCCCCGGGCTGCAGGTGGCGCTCCTCCGGCTCCTCGAGGAGGGCACGATCACGCCCGTCGGCTCCGACCGCCCGCGGCGCGTCGACGTGCAGGTGATCTCCGGCACCAACCGCAACCTCGAGGAGCTGGTTAGCCAGGGACTCTTCCGCCGCGACCTCTACTACCGCCTCAACGTCTTCCCGATCGAGCTCCCGCCGCTGCGCCACCGCCCGGAGGACATCTTCCCGCTCGCCAAGCACTTCCTCGTCCAGGCATCGCTCGCCATGGGCAAGAAGCCGGCGGACCTCTCGCGCGAGGCGCGTGCCGCGCTCGACGCCTACCACTGGGAGGGCAACGTCCGCGAGCTGCGCAACGTGATGGAGCGGGCCGCCATCCTCTGCAAGGGCGGCCTGGTCGTCGCCGCGGACCTGCCGCTCGCCCTGGACCACGACCTCGCCCCCGCACCGTCGGGCGACGCGGCCTCGACCATCGTCATCCCGCCGGGCGGCGCGAAGCTCGAGCAGCTCGAGCGCGAGATCTTCCAGAAGACGCTCACGCTGGCGGGCTACAACCAGAGCCGCGCCGCACGCATCCTCGGGCTGCGCGAGAGCACGTTCCGCTTCCGCCTCCAGAAGCTCGGCATCGCCTCGCGCCGGAACCTGCCGTTCCGGCTGGGGCGCGTCGCCATGTTCCTCCTCACGGCGCTCGCCGAGCTCATCATCGCCTCCTGA